From a region of the Actinomadura luzonensis genome:
- the mltG gene encoding endolytic transglycosylase MltG, producing MRKVGLVAGGLAAVLVAAGVGAIVVLRPYLSPADFDGKGEGAVTVRIAPGSSAQAIGSALAEAGVVASAQSFVREAQDRAVAERLRPGNYRLRKGMAAAAALDLLLDPASRLVKRVTVPEGMRTSEVLARVAKLSGLPLKELQSVDKALVGLPSYAPGLEGFLFPATYEIEPSDTAVDVLAAMVERFGAEASKLSLAEQAAKVHLTPLEAVTVASVIEAEGGTYADYPKIARVIYNRLQRGTSLELDSTVLYAQNRRTLKVTENDTKVDSPYNTYRRKGLPPAPISNPGEKALVAALNPAKGDWHWFVTTDPAHRITKFTNKESEFVRYREELNKNLGTS from the coding sequence GTGCGGAAGGTCGGGCTGGTGGCCGGGGGATTGGCGGCCGTGCTGGTCGCGGCCGGCGTCGGCGCGATCGTCGTGCTGCGGCCGTACCTCAGCCCCGCCGACTTCGACGGCAAGGGCGAGGGCGCGGTGACGGTGCGGATCGCGCCGGGCTCCAGCGCGCAGGCCATCGGGTCGGCGCTGGCCGAGGCCGGGGTGGTGGCGAGCGCCCAGTCGTTCGTGCGCGAGGCCCAGGACCGGGCGGTCGCCGAGCGGCTGCGTCCCGGGAACTACCGGCTGCGCAAGGGCATGGCCGCGGCCGCCGCGCTGGACCTGCTGCTCGACCCCGCCTCCCGGCTGGTCAAGCGGGTGACGGTGCCGGAGGGCATGCGCACGTCCGAGGTGCTGGCGCGCGTGGCCAAGCTGTCCGGACTGCCGCTGAAGGAGCTGCAGTCGGTGGACAAGGCGCTGGTCGGCCTGCCCTCGTACGCGCCGGGCCTGGAGGGTTTCCTGTTCCCGGCCACGTACGAGATCGAGCCGTCCGACACCGCCGTGGACGTGCTGGCCGCCATGGTGGAGCGCTTCGGCGCCGAGGCGTCCAAGCTCAGCCTGGCCGAGCAGGCCGCCAAGGTGCACCTGACGCCGCTGGAGGCCGTCACGGTGGCCAGCGTGATCGAGGCCGAGGGCGGCACCTATGCGGACTACCCCAAGATCGCCAGAGTCATCTACAACCGGCTCCAGCGGGGCACCTCGCTGGAGCTCGACAGCACCGTCCTGTATGCGCAGAACCGCCGGACGTTGAAGGTGACCGAGAACGACACCAAGGTCGACTCTCCGTACAACACCTATCGCCGCAAGGGACTGCCGCCCGCCCCCATCTCCAATCCCGGAGAGAAGGCGCTGGTGGCGGCTCTCAACCCGGCCAAGGGCGATTGGCACTGGTTTGTGACGACGGATCCGGCGCATAGAATCACCAAATTCACCAACAAAGAGAGCGAGTTCGTGAGATACCGGGAAGAGTTGAACAAGAACCTCGGGACGAGCTGA
- the ruvX gene encoding Holliday junction resolvase RuvX: MRFGSRIGVDVGSVRVGVARSDPAGMLATPVETVRRGKGDLDRIAEIVAEHEAIEVVVGLPRSLSGREGQAAELARAYAARLAARLAPTPVRLFDERLTTVAAQHGLRASGVKAKKQRGVVDQAAAVVLLQDALDSERATDRPPGRPVEPPQAADGPAQ, encoded by the coding sequence ATGAGGTTCGGTTCGCGGATCGGCGTGGACGTCGGCTCCGTACGCGTCGGCGTGGCCCGCAGCGACCCCGCGGGGATGCTGGCCACGCCGGTCGAGACCGTCCGGCGGGGCAAGGGCGACCTCGACCGCATCGCCGAGATCGTCGCCGAGCACGAGGCCATCGAGGTCGTGGTCGGCCTGCCCCGGTCGCTGTCCGGGCGCGAGGGGCAGGCGGCCGAGCTGGCGCGCGCCTACGCGGCGCGGCTCGCCGCCCGGCTCGCCCCGACCCCGGTGCGGCTGTTCGACGAGCGCCTGACCACCGTCGCCGCCCAGCACGGGCTGCGGGCCAGCGGCGTCAAGGCCAAGAAGCAGCGGGGCGTCGTCGACCAGGCGGCGGCCGTCGTGCTGCTGCAGGACGCGCTCGACTCCGAACGCGCCACCGACAGACCACCAGGCAGGCCCGTCGAACCGCCTCAGGCGGCCGACGGACCTGCCCAATGA
- the alaS gene encoding alanine--tRNA ligase, with translation MESAEIARRFLRFFEERGHKVVPSASLIAEDPTLLLVPAGMVPFKPYFLGQRKPPASRLATAQKCVRTPDIDEVGKTTRHATFFQMLGNFSFGDYFKSEVIPFAWELLTRSESDGGFGFPEDKLWATVYLEDDEAYEVWRNKVGLPESRIQRRGLEDNYWHMGVPGPGGPCSEIYYDRGPEYGKEGGPVADEDRYLEVWNLVFMQYQLSAVRSKVDFDVAGELPAKNIDTGMGLERMAAILQGVDNIYEIDTTYKILDKAAELTKTRYGRDHRSDVSLRVVADHVRTGTMLVADGVLPGNEGRGYVLRRILRRSVRNLRLLGSGDERYMHELTDVAINVMGEQYPELRVDAPQIHAVIDAEEASFLGTLRTGTAIFDVAVEETKRKSGTTISGDQAFQLHDTYGFPIDLTLEMASEQGLKVDEEGFRRLMKEQRQRAKADAAAKKTGNADISVFGQVLEAAGKVEFLGYDQTEADTSVVGILVDGASVPAAGAGSTVEVVLARTPFYAEGGGQLADQGVIRTGGAEVEITDVQQPLAGLIVHRGKVRSGELRVGDEAQAEIDIERRRAISRSHSATHLVHRGFKNALGETAAQAGSENSPGRFRFDFTAAGAVPPSVLRDVEDEVNAVLINDLKVNAFYTTQAEARAMGALAMFGEKYGDEVRVVEIGEYSRELCGGTHVHSSGQLGLVKVLGEQSVGAGVRRVEALVGIDAFRFLARESVLVAQLSEQLKARREELPERIEGIVTRLRTAEKELEKLRSAQVLAVAGELVAQARDQQGVSVVTHRAPDGTGADDLRKLALDVRGRFPSDRPAVVVIAGVPSDRPVVVAAVNEAGRERGLKAGQLVGVAAKALGGGGGGKDDVAQGGGTRPEAIGEALRLVDQAIAGQLG, from the coding sequence ATGGAGTCGGCAGAGATCGCCCGCCGCTTCCTGCGCTTCTTCGAGGAGCGTGGGCACAAGGTAGTGCCCTCGGCCAGCCTGATCGCTGAGGACCCCACGCTTCTCCTGGTTCCTGCCGGTATGGTGCCGTTCAAGCCGTACTTCCTGGGGCAGCGTAAGCCTCCGGCGTCCCGGCTGGCCACCGCGCAGAAGTGCGTGCGCACCCCCGACATCGACGAGGTCGGCAAGACCACCAGGCACGCGACGTTCTTCCAGATGCTCGGCAACTTCTCCTTCGGCGACTACTTCAAGTCCGAGGTGATCCCGTTCGCGTGGGAGCTGCTGACGCGCTCGGAGTCCGACGGCGGCTTCGGCTTCCCCGAGGACAAGCTGTGGGCGACGGTCTACCTCGAGGACGACGAGGCGTACGAGGTCTGGCGCAACAAGGTCGGCCTGCCGGAGAGCCGCATCCAGCGCCGCGGCCTGGAGGACAACTACTGGCACATGGGCGTGCCCGGCCCCGGCGGCCCCTGCTCGGAGATCTACTACGACCGCGGCCCCGAGTACGGCAAGGAGGGCGGCCCCGTCGCCGACGAGGACCGCTACCTCGAGGTCTGGAACCTCGTCTTCATGCAGTACCAGCTCAGCGCGGTCCGCTCGAAGGTCGACTTCGACGTCGCGGGCGAGCTGCCCGCCAAGAACATCGACACCGGCATGGGCCTGGAGCGCATGGCGGCGATCCTGCAGGGCGTCGACAACATCTACGAGATCGACACCACGTACAAGATCCTCGACAAGGCGGCCGAGCTCACCAAGACCCGCTACGGGCGCGACCACCGCTCCGACGTCAGCCTGCGGGTCGTCGCCGACCACGTGCGCACCGGCACCATGCTGGTGGCCGACGGCGTGCTGCCCGGCAACGAGGGCCGCGGCTACGTCCTGCGCCGCATCCTGCGCCGCTCCGTGCGCAACCTGCGCCTGCTCGGCTCCGGCGACGAGCGCTACATGCACGAGCTCACCGACGTCGCGATCAACGTCATGGGCGAGCAGTACCCCGAGCTGCGGGTCGACGCGCCGCAGATCCACGCGGTCATCGACGCGGAGGAGGCGAGCTTCCTCGGCACGCTGCGCACCGGCACCGCGATCTTCGACGTCGCGGTCGAGGAGACCAAGCGCAAGTCCGGCACCACCATCTCCGGCGACCAGGCGTTCCAGCTTCACGACACCTACGGCTTCCCGATCGACCTCACCCTGGAGATGGCCTCCGAGCAGGGGCTCAAGGTCGACGAGGAGGGCTTCCGCCGGCTCATGAAAGAGCAGCGGCAGCGGGCCAAGGCCGACGCCGCGGCGAAGAAGACCGGCAACGCCGACATCTCGGTGTTCGGTCAGGTGCTGGAGGCGGCGGGCAAGGTCGAGTTCCTCGGCTACGACCAGACCGAGGCCGACACCAGCGTCGTCGGCATCCTGGTCGACGGCGCGTCCGTCCCGGCGGCGGGCGCGGGCAGCACGGTCGAGGTCGTGCTCGCGCGCACCCCGTTCTACGCCGAGGGCGGCGGCCAGCTCGCCGACCAGGGCGTCATCCGCACCGGCGGCGCGGAGGTGGAGATCACCGACGTGCAGCAGCCGCTCGCCGGGCTCATCGTGCACCGCGGCAAGGTCCGCAGCGGCGAGCTGCGGGTCGGCGACGAGGCCCAGGCGGAGATCGACATCGAGCGCCGCCGCGCGATCTCGCGCAGCCACAGCGCCACCCACCTCGTCCACCGCGGCTTCAAGAACGCGCTCGGCGAGACGGCGGCGCAGGCCGGCTCGGAGAACTCGCCCGGCCGCTTCCGCTTCGACTTCACCGCGGCGGGCGCGGTGCCGCCCAGCGTGCTGCGCGACGTCGAGGACGAGGTCAACGCGGTGCTCATCAACGACCTCAAGGTCAACGCCTTCTACACCACGCAGGCGGAGGCGCGCGCGATGGGCGCCCTCGCGATGTTCGGCGAGAAGTACGGCGACGAGGTCCGCGTGGTCGAGATCGGCGAATACTCGCGCGAGCTCTGCGGCGGCACCCACGTGCACAGCTCCGGCCAGCTCGGCCTGGTCAAGGTGCTCGGCGAGCAGTCGGTCGGCGCGGGCGTGCGCCGCGTGGAGGCGCTGGTCGGCATCGACGCCTTCCGCTTCCTGGCGCGCGAGAGCGTGCTGGTCGCCCAGCTCAGCGAGCAGCTCAAGGCGCGCCGCGAGGAGCTGCCCGAGCGCATCGAGGGCATCGTGACCCGGCTGCGCACCGCCGAGAAGGAGCTGGAGAAGCTGCGCTCGGCGCAGGTCCTGGCGGTGGCCGGCGAGCTGGTGGCGCAGGCGCGCGACCAGCAGGGCGTCTCCGTCGTGACACACCGCGCGCCTGATGGCACCGGCGCCGATGATCTGCGTAAGCTCGCGCTTGATGTGCGTGGCAGGTTCCCGTCCGACAGGCCGGCGGTCGTCGTGATCGCCGGTGTCCCCTCCGACCGGCCGGTGGTGGTTGCCGCGGTCAACGAGGCGGGGCGCGAGCGGGGGCTCAAGGCCGGGCAACTGGTCGGCGTCGCCGCCAAGGCGCTTGGGGGTGGCGGTGGCGGCAAGGACGATGTCGCGCAGGGCGGTGGCACGCGGCCGGAGGCGATCGGCGAGGCGTTGCGCCTGGTCGACCAGGCCATCGCAGGGCAGCTCGGCTGA
- a CDS encoding DUF948 domain-containing protein yields MLTAGEVAGLIAATGWIVLVCVLAMVLVKLARLLKETTKAVADLNNRLTPLLDDVSVTVNETNRQLMAVEAIAKDVKQVSGHAARLSAVTDTMLTGPLIKVSSLSFGVRRAIEARRPASGAVRRRRGRPRGVVK; encoded by the coding sequence ATGCTAACCGCTGGAGAGGTCGCCGGGCTGATCGCTGCCACGGGCTGGATTGTCCTGGTCTGCGTTCTGGCCATGGTGCTCGTCAAGCTCGCCCGGCTGCTCAAGGAGACCACCAAGGCGGTCGCCGACCTGAACAACCGCCTGACGCCGCTGCTCGACGACGTCAGCGTCACCGTCAACGAGACCAACCGGCAGCTCATGGCCGTCGAGGCCATCGCCAAGGACGTCAAGCAGGTCAGCGGGCACGCGGCGCGGCTCAGCGCGGTCACCGACACGATGCTCACCGGCCCGCTGATCAAGGTGTCGTCGCTGAGCTTCGGCGTGCGCCGCGCGATCGAGGCCCGCCGCCCCGCCTCCGGGGCGGTGCGGCGCAGGCGCGGGCGGCCGAGAGGGGTCGTCAAGTGA
- a CDS encoding replication-associated recombination protein A: MDSLFDSAAEDATPQPLAVRMRPRTLDEVIGQRHLLGSGTPLRRLVESEAPMSLFLWGPPGTGKTTLAYVVSNVTKRRFVEISAVSAGVKDVRAAIDNARRELGMTGRQTVLFVDEVHRFNKAQQDALLPAVENRWVTFIGATTENPFFSVISPLLSRSLLLTLESLSDDDVRAVLERAVADPRGLGGRHRLAPEALEHLVRLAGGDARRSLTYLEAAALLAEDITVEVVEKAVDKAAVRYDRQGDQHYDVISAFIKSMRGSDADAALHYLARMIEAGEDPRFIARRIVIFASEDVGLADPTCLQTAVAAAQAVQLIGLPEGQINLAHAVIHCALAPKSNAVVKAIGAAVGDVRKGLIGQVPGHLRDAHYAGAAKLGHGDGYKYPHDFEHGLVRQDYAPEQVRERRYYEPTRHGAEGPIAERWAKIRDFLRGGS, encoded by the coding sequence GTGGATAGCCTGTTCGACTCGGCCGCCGAGGACGCCACCCCGCAGCCCCTCGCGGTGCGCATGCGCCCGCGCACCCTCGACGAGGTGATCGGCCAGCGCCACCTGCTCGGCTCCGGCACCCCGCTGCGCCGCCTGGTCGAGAGCGAGGCCCCCATGTCGCTGTTCCTGTGGGGGCCGCCCGGCACCGGCAAGACCACGCTCGCCTACGTCGTCTCCAACGTCACCAAGCGCCGCTTCGTCGAGATCTCCGCCGTCTCCGCCGGGGTCAAGGACGTGCGCGCGGCCATCGACAACGCCCGCCGCGAGCTGGGCATGACCGGCCGCCAGACCGTGCTGTTCGTCGACGAGGTGCACCGCTTCAACAAGGCCCAGCAGGACGCCCTGCTGCCCGCCGTGGAGAACCGCTGGGTCACCTTCATCGGCGCCACCACCGAGAACCCGTTCTTCTCCGTCATCTCCCCGCTGCTGTCGCGCTCGCTGCTGCTCACCCTGGAGTCCCTGTCCGACGACGACGTCCGCGCCGTGCTGGAGCGGGCGGTGGCCGACCCGCGCGGGCTCGGCGGGCGGCACCGGCTCGCCCCCGAGGCGCTGGAGCACCTGGTCCGCCTCGCGGGCGGCGACGCGCGCCGGTCGCTGACGTACCTGGAGGCGGCCGCGCTGCTGGCCGAGGACATCACCGTGGAGGTCGTGGAGAAGGCCGTCGACAAGGCCGCCGTGCGCTACGACCGGCAGGGCGACCAGCACTACGACGTGATCAGCGCGTTCATCAAGTCGATGCGCGGCTCCGACGCCGACGCCGCGCTCCACTACCTCGCCCGGATGATCGAGGCGGGGGAGGACCCGCGCTTCATCGCCCGCCGCATCGTCATCTTCGCCAGCGAGGACGTCGGCCTGGCCGACCCCACCTGCCTGCAGACCGCCGTCGCCGCCGCCCAGGCCGTGCAGCTCATCGGCCTGCCCGAGGGCCAGATCAACCTCGCCCACGCCGTCATCCACTGCGCGCTGGCGCCCAAGTCCAACGCGGTCGTCAAGGCCATCGGCGCGGCGGTCGGCGACGTCCGCAAGGGGCTCATCGGCCAGGTGCCCGGCCACCTGCGCGACGCCCACTACGCCGGGGCGGCCAAGCTCGGCCACGGCGACGGCTACAAGTACCCGCACGACTTCGAGCACGGGCTGGTCCGCCAGGACTACGCGCCCGAGCAGGTGCGCGAGCGCCGCTACTACGAGCCGACCAGGCACGGCGCCGAGGGCCCGATCGCGGAGCGCTGGGCCAAGATCCGCGATTTCCTGCGCGGCGGCTCCTGA
- a CDS encoding DUF2231 domain-containing protein codes for MFDQILGLPAHALVIHFAVVLTPLLAAVSAAYALVPRWRAYTGWAAVLLALASPGAVLAAKESGERLKEARFATAGGQLGERISAHESYADPLLLSALGLGAATLLLVYATRPARDSVGRDRFGRPVSLTLAGLTLVLAAVAGVFCFLAGDSGARAVWGM; via the coding sequence ATGTTCGACCAGATCCTGGGCCTGCCGGCCCACGCGCTCGTCATCCACTTCGCGGTCGTGCTGACGCCGCTGCTCGCCGCGGTCTCGGCGGCGTACGCGCTGGTGCCGCGCTGGCGGGCGTACACGGGGTGGGCCGCGGTGCTGCTGGCGCTGGCCTCGCCCGGCGCCGTGCTCGCGGCCAAGGAGAGCGGCGAGCGCCTCAAGGAGGCCCGCTTCGCCACCGCCGGCGGGCAGCTCGGCGAGCGCATCTCCGCCCACGAGAGCTACGCGGACCCGCTCCTGCTGTCGGCGCTCGGCCTGGGCGCCGCCACGCTTCTGCTCGTGTACGCCACCCGCCCGGCCCGCGACTCCGTCGGCCGCGACCGCTTCGGCCGGCCCGTCTCCCTCACCCTGGCCGGGCTGACGCTCGTGCTGGCGGCCGTGGCCGGCGTCTTCTGCTTCCTGGCCGGCGACTCGGGCGCGAGGGCCGTATGGGGCATGTAA
- a CDS encoding peptidylprolyl isomerase, producing MSGEDRKSDLAREHKERQEKRAASDQSSKAKRNTFIGAGVAVVVVAGGIFAATTLGGNDGSDAAAAQSTPSSSPSASASASVPIAPSATAKAGPVSCTYKRDDSVPNKFVGLPGKKPNTKLKKMTINFNRGKVVVDLMTDAAPCTVNALSFLNKKHFYDNMKCHRLVTPDVAGVHLLQCGDPQAKADGKNPTDGQGTAGFVYGDENTEIPPVKGVVFMSQPGDSMGQNNSQFVFSLSDENAQIGAGFSTVGVVSEGLDMLIGLAKSGQDLIVNEADITGDGGTTAPKNPVIIKSITFS from the coding sequence GTGAGCGGCGAAGACCGCAAGAGCGACCTCGCGCGGGAGCACAAGGAGCGGCAGGAGAAGCGCGCGGCCTCCGACCAGTCCTCCAAGGCGAAGCGGAACACCTTCATCGGCGCGGGCGTGGCTGTGGTCGTGGTGGCCGGCGGCATCTTCGCCGCGACCACCCTGGGCGGGAACGACGGCTCGGACGCGGCCGCGGCGCAGAGCACGCCGTCGTCCTCGCCGTCGGCGTCGGCGTCGGCCTCGGTGCCGATCGCGCCCTCGGCCACGGCCAAGGCGGGGCCGGTGTCGTGCACGTACAAGCGTGACGACTCGGTGCCGAACAAGTTCGTGGGGCTGCCGGGCAAGAAGCCCAACACGAAGCTGAAGAAGATGACGATCAACTTCAACCGCGGCAAGGTCGTCGTCGACCTGATGACCGACGCGGCTCCGTGCACGGTCAACGCGCTCAGCTTCCTCAACAAGAAGCACTTCTACGACAACATGAAGTGCCACCGCCTGGTCACCCCCGACGTGGCCGGCGTGCACCTGCTGCAGTGCGGCGACCCGCAGGCCAAGGCCGACGGCAAGAACCCGACCGACGGCCAGGGCACGGCGGGCTTCGTCTACGGCGACGAGAACACCGAGATCCCGCCGGTCAAGGGCGTGGTGTTCATGTCCCAGCCGGGCGACTCCATGGGGCAGAACAACAGCCAGTTCGTCTTCTCCCTGTCGGACGAGAACGCGCAGATCGGCGCCGGCTTCTCCACCGTGGGCGTGGTCAGCGAGGGCCTGGACATGCTGATCGGCCTGGCCAAGAGCGGTCAGGACCTCATCGTCAACGAGGCCGACATCACCGGCGACGGCGGCACCACCGCCCCCAAGAACCCGGTGATCATCAAGAGCATCACGTTCTCCTGA